From Thermococcus barophilus MP:
CATGGTATTTAGCCTTTTGTTGAGTTAGATTTTTAAGAAAAAGATGGACAAATAATCCAGGTGGAAATATGAAAAAATTCATGACCCTAGTGTTGTCCTCAGTCATCCTTATCTTTACCGGCATAGCTTTTGGATCAGTTAATTTGCCTTTTTCTAAGATTTTGAGCACATTCACCCTTGAAAATTTAAAATTAGCAGTATATGACCCCAAGAAACTTGGCACAACTGAGACGATAATACTTCAGATAAGAATGCCCCGTGTGCTACTTGCATATCTTGTGGGACTCAGCCTTGCCTCTGCTGGAACAGCTTCCCAAGCTCTGTTTAAAAATCCTCTTGCCGATCCTTACATATTAGGAATAAGTGGTGGAGCTGCTGTAGGTGCCGCCTTGGCGGCTTTGTATTTTCCAACACACATGGGGATTTTTGCCCTTGTTGGAGCTTTGATTTCAGTTGGTATTGTTTACAATATTTCAAAAATTGATGACCACATACCGGTGGATACACTTTTATTGGCAGGAATCGCCTTTGGGTTTTTTGCTCATGCTGTAACCTCGTACCTCCTTTATGTTGGAAGAGAAAGAATCCACATGGCAATTTTCTGGCTCATGGGGACATTCAACGGGGCAACGTG
This genomic window contains:
- a CDS encoding FecCD family ABC transporter permease, translated to MKKFMTLVLSSVILIFTGIAFGSVNLPFSKILSTFTLENLKLAVYDPKKLGTTETIILQIRMPRVLLAYLVGLSLASAGTASQALFKNPLADPYILGISGGAAVGAALAALYFPTHMGIFALVGALISVGIVYNISKIDDHIPVDTLLLAGIAFGFFAHAVTSYLLYVGRERIHMAIFWLMGTFNGATWDDVKLVLFSSIVGFSFLMLRWKELNLLLFGEESIALGLDLNFYRKIIIFVISMLTAFAVATSGIIGFVGLISPHAMRLMFGPNHKNLLPAAALFGGSLMVFADLLARIVLKPAEIPVGIITALFGAPFFIYLLMKRKRGELYA